From Glycine max cultivar Williams 82 chromosome 11, Glycine_max_v4.0, whole genome shotgun sequence, the proteins below share one genomic window:
- the LOC100815020 gene encoding B3 domain-containing transcription factor VRN1 isoform X2 — MEVPWLSVFFLQLRLPDNFMRKYGGELSPIVTLSVPDGSVWHVGLKKADNKYCFLDGWKEFVQRYSIGVGYLLVFRYEGKSSFNVHIFNLATSEINYQSVTRSSNEGLHFTNCLKFFEEMEGEDSIEISDSSPSHLSPSSLQNQALAGSVDKMMPGKSYNTPPALQNLFNGSKLNSINWGEGGNAHSSRSANSLDNRLTRDIGLQFNAVEFKRSTEELKLRASIEERMKKTTRKKRKSDGQEPSAGHEEEVEMRFRFYESASARKRTVTAEERERVINEAKAFEPSNPFCRVVLRPSYLYRGCIMYLPSCFAEKHLNGVSGFIKLQISNGRQWPVRCLYKGGRAKLSQGWFEFSLENNLGEGDVCVFELLRMKEVVLQVTIFHVTEDVGLLSPPLQHNQNMTSAKLLSTPLQQHLTSTKMVRN; from the exons ATGGAGGTGCCGTGGCTCTCTGTGTTTTTTCTACAATTG AGGCTTCCGGATAATTTTATGAGGAAATATGGGGGTGAACTCTCTCCAATTGTTACCCTCTCTGTTCCTGATGGTAGTGTCTGGCATGTAGGATTGAAAAAAGCAGACAACAAGtattgtttccttgatggttggAAAGAGTTTGTTCAACGCTATTCCATTGGTGTTGGATACTTGTTGGTATTCAGATACGAAGGAAAGTCATCTTTCAATgtccatatttttaatttggctACTTCTGAGATAAACTATCAATCAGTCACACGAAGCAGTAATGAAGGGCTTCACTTCACAAATTGTcttaaattttttgaagaaatGGAAGGTGAAGATTCCATTGAAATCTCGGATTCATCACCCTCCCACCTTTCACCCAGTTCATTGCAAAATCAAGCTCTTGCTGGATCAGTAGATAAAATGATGCCCGGAAAGAGTTATAATACACCTCCAGCATTGCAGAATCTGTTCAATGGATCTAAACTTAATAGCATAAACTGGGGAGAAGGTGGTAATGCCCATTCTTCAAGAAGTGCCAATTCACTAGATAATCGATTGACCAGAGACATAGGACTTCAGTTTAATGCAGTCGAGTTTAAAAGATCTACTGAAGAATTGAAATTGCGTGCTTCCATCGAGGAAAGGATGAAAAAAACTACAAGAAAGAAGCGAAAATCAG ATGGCCAGGAACCCTCTGCTGGGCACGAAGAGGAGGTAGAAATGCGCTTTAGATTTTATGAAAGTGCTTCTGCAAGAAAAAGAACTGTGACAGctgaagaaagagagagggtcATCAACGAAGCAAAAGCATTTGAACCATCTAATCCTTTCTGTCGAGTTGTCCTGCGGCCCTCATATTTATATAGGGGATGCATAATG taTCTGCCATCATGCTTTGCAGAGAAGCATTTGAATGGAGTTTCAGGGtttattaaacttcagatctcTAATGGTAGACAGTGGCCGGTTCGCTGCCTTTATAAAGGAGGTAGAGCCAAGTTAAGCCAGGGGTGGTTTGAATTTTCATTAGAGAACAATTTAGGGGAAGGTGATGTCTGTGTGTTTGAGCTGCTTAGAATGAAAGAAGTAGTGCTGCAAGTTACCATCTTTCATGTTACCGAGGATGTGGGACTGTTGAGCCCTCCTTTGCAGCATAACCAAAACATGACCTCAGCTAAACTGTTAAGCACTCCCTTGCAGCAACACCTCACTTCAACTAAAATGGTTAGAAATTAG
- the LOC100815555 gene encoding B3 domain-containing transcription factor VRN1-like, with translation MRDFSFHSNDLLILQGNNRERWKMDYHQDNPAVFFTTIKNTKQLKVPEEFLKHLNKDLWSNSVLIGPSGDKWQVTILKKGNNVYMDNGWSQFLKDNSVVLDEFLLFTYHGGNCFYVQIFGGNGLERLCRKEAREEQAATPQFFDLPFSNKASISDGCEIKKTRQEQASAPSLARTNKSKQRKTFVGSSHLHESNSYKKDLPSSNKGTLSKGCEIKKTRQEQAATPSFLRPNKIKQRKTSARSSNLNESKSCQEGQERVATLSWARTNNYNSTQRKTSAGSSHLHESNSSKEDLPFSNKASLSKDFPKPQSSINIECSEACKLAESFTSRNPHWKHLLTKCNLERCILLIAAEFARKYIPEALEQIYLWNSEGKSWEVRVHYFRNRNTWYAAFKRGWERFVRDNKLMKGDTCIFEVEEEQGHWSVHIFRTGCAPH, from the exons ATGAGAGACTTTTCATTTCATTCCAATGATTTATTAATCTTGCAAGGAAACAACAGAGAGAGGTGGAAGATGGATTATCATCAGGACAACCCTGCAGTTTTCTTCACTACCATCAAGAACACCAAGCAACTG AAAGTCCCAGAGGAGTTTCTGAAGCATTTGAATAAAGACTTGTGGAGTAATTCAGTTCTTATAGGCCCTTCTGGTGATAAGTGGCAAGTAACTATTTTGAAGAAAGGAAATAACGTGTATATGGACAATGGTTGGTCACAATTTCTGAAAGACAATTCAGTGGTGCTTGATGAGTTCTTGCTTTTTACATATCATGGAGGAAACTGCTTCTATGTTCAAATTTTTGGTGGGAATGGATTGGAGAGGCTATGCCGCAAAGAAGCAAGAGAAGAACAAGCTGCTACCCCTCAATTTTTTG ATCTGCCTTTCAGCAACAAAGCCTCAATTTCTGATGGATGTGAGATAAAGAAAACAAGACAAGAACAAGCTTCTGCCCCAAGTTTGGCGAGGACAAACAAGAGCAAGCAAAGAAAAACTTTTGTCGGTTCATCACACCTCCATGAATCGAACTCTTACAAAAAAG ATCTGCCTTCCAGCAACAAAGGCACACTTTCTAAAGGATGTGAGATAAAGAAAACAAGACAAGAACAAGCTGCCACCCCAAGTTTTTTGAGGCCAAATAagattaaacaaagaaaaacttCTGCCAGATCATCAAACCTCAATGAATCCAAATCTTGTCAAGAAG GACAAGAACGAGTTGCCACCCTAAGTTGGGCGAGGACAAATAATTATAACAGTACGCAAAGAAAAACTTCAGCCGGTTCATCACACCTGCATGAATCGAATTCTTCCAAAGAAG ATCTTCCTTTCAGCAACAAAGCCTCACTTTCTAAGGACTTCCCAAAGCCTCAGAGTTCAATTAATATTGAATGTTCAGAAGCATGTAAATTGGCCGAGTCTTTTACCTCTCGGAATCCTCATTGGAAGCACCTTTTGACAAAATGCAATTTGGAACGGTGCATCTTg CTTATTGCTGCTGAGTTTGCCAGAAAGTACATTCCTGAAGCACTGGAACAGATCTATCTTTGGAATTCGGAAGGAAAATCTTGGGAAGTGCGAGTGCATTATTTTAGAAATCGAAATACATGGTATGCTGCGTTTAAGAGAGGATGGGAAAGATTCGTTCGTGATAACAAGCTCATGAAAGGTGACACTTGCATTTTTGAAGTTGAAGAAGAACAAGGCCATTGGAGTGTTCACATATTCAGAACCGGATGTGCACCACATTAG
- the LOC100815555 gene encoding B3 domain-containing transcription factor VRN1-like isoform X1 has product MRDFSFHSNDLLILQGNNRERWKMDYHQDNPAVFFTTIKNTKQLKVPEEFLKHLNKDLWSNSVLIGPSGDKWQVTILKKGNNVYMDNGWSQFLKDNSVVLDEFLLFTYHGGNCFYVQIFGGNGLERLCRKEAREEQAATPQFFDLPFSNKASISDGCEIKKTRQEQASAPSLARTNKSKQRKTFVGSSHLHESNSYKKGQERVATLSWARTNNYNSTQRKTSAGSSHLHESNSSKEDLPFSNKASLSKDFPKPQSSINIECSEACKLAESFTSRNPHWKHLLTKCNLERCILLIAAEFARKYIPEALEQIYLWNSEGKSWEVRVHYFRNRNTWYAAFKRGWERFVRDNKLMKGDTCIFEVEEEQGHWSVHIFRTGCAPH; this is encoded by the exons ATGAGAGACTTTTCATTTCATTCCAATGATTTATTAATCTTGCAAGGAAACAACAGAGAGAGGTGGAAGATGGATTATCATCAGGACAACCCTGCAGTTTTCTTCACTACCATCAAGAACACCAAGCAACTG AAAGTCCCAGAGGAGTTTCTGAAGCATTTGAATAAAGACTTGTGGAGTAATTCAGTTCTTATAGGCCCTTCTGGTGATAAGTGGCAAGTAACTATTTTGAAGAAAGGAAATAACGTGTATATGGACAATGGTTGGTCACAATTTCTGAAAGACAATTCAGTGGTGCTTGATGAGTTCTTGCTTTTTACATATCATGGAGGAAACTGCTTCTATGTTCAAATTTTTGGTGGGAATGGATTGGAGAGGCTATGCCGCAAAGAAGCAAGAGAAGAACAAGCTGCTACCCCTCAATTTTTTG ATCTGCCTTTCAGCAACAAAGCCTCAATTTCTGATGGATGTGAGATAAAGAAAACAAGACAAGAACAAGCTTCTGCCCCAAGTTTGGCGAGGACAAACAAGAGCAAGCAAAGAAAAACTTTTGTCGGTTCATCACACCTCCATGAATCGAACTCTTACAAAAAAG GACAAGAACGAGTTGCCACCCTAAGTTGGGCGAGGACAAATAATTATAACAGTACGCAAAGAAAAACTTCAGCCGGTTCATCACACCTGCATGAATCGAATTCTTCCAAAGAAG ATCTTCCTTTCAGCAACAAAGCCTCACTTTCTAAGGACTTCCCAAAGCCTCAGAGTTCAATTAATATTGAATGTTCAGAAGCATGTAAATTGGCCGAGTCTTTTACCTCTCGGAATCCTCATTGGAAGCACCTTTTGACAAAATGCAATTTGGAACGGTGCATCTTg CTTATTGCTGCTGAGTTTGCCAGAAAGTACATTCCTGAAGCACTGGAACAGATCTATCTTTGGAATTCGGAAGGAAAATCTTGGGAAGTGCGAGTGCATTATTTTAGAAATCGAAATACATGGTATGCTGCGTTTAAGAGAGGATGGGAAAGATTCGTTCGTGATAACAAGCTCATGAAAGGTGACACTTGCATTTTTGAAGTTGAAGAAGAACAAGGCCATTGGAGTGTTCACATATTCAGAACCGGATGTGCACCACATTAG
- the LOC100815020 gene encoding B3 domain-containing transcription factor VRN1 isoform X3: MRKYGGELSPIVTLSVPDGSVWHVGLKKADNKYCFLDGWKEFVQRYSIGVGYLLVFRYEGKSSFNVHIFNLATSEINYQSVTRSSNEGLHFTNCLKFFEEMEGEDSIEISDSSPSHLSPSSLQNQALAGSVDKMMPGKSYNTPPALQNLFNGSKLNSINWGEGGNAHSSRSANSLDNRLTRDIGLQFNAVEFKRSTEELKLRASIEERMKKTTRKKRKSDGQEPSAGHEEEVEMRFRFYESASARKRTVTAEERERVINEAKAFEPSNPFCRVVLRPSYLYRGCIMYLPSCFAEKHLNGVSGFIKLQISNGRQWPVRCLYKGGRAKLSQGWFEFSLENNLGEGDVCVFELLRMKEVVLQVTIFHVTEDVGLLSPPLQHNQNMTSAKLLSTPLQQHLTSTKMVRN, from the exons ATGAGGAAATATGGGGGTGAACTCTCTCCAATTGTTACCCTCTCTGTTCCTGATGGTAGTGTCTGGCATGTAGGATTGAAAAAAGCAGACAACAAGtattgtttccttgatggttggAAAGAGTTTGTTCAACGCTATTCCATTGGTGTTGGATACTTGTTGGTATTCAGATACGAAGGAAAGTCATCTTTCAATgtccatatttttaatttggctACTTCTGAGATAAACTATCAATCAGTCACACGAAGCAGTAATGAAGGGCTTCACTTCACAAATTGTcttaaattttttgaagaaatGGAAGGTGAAGATTCCATTGAAATCTCGGATTCATCACCCTCCCACCTTTCACCCAGTTCATTGCAAAATCAAGCTCTTGCTGGATCAGTAGATAAAATGATGCCCGGAAAGAGTTATAATACACCTCCAGCATTGCAGAATCTGTTCAATGGATCTAAACTTAATAGCATAAACTGGGGAGAAGGTGGTAATGCCCATTCTTCAAGAAGTGCCAATTCACTAGATAATCGATTGACCAGAGACATAGGACTTCAGTTTAATGCAGTCGAGTTTAAAAGATCTACTGAAGAATTGAAATTGCGTGCTTCCATCGAGGAAAGGATGAAAAAAACTACAAGAAAGAAGCGAAAATCAG ATGGCCAGGAACCCTCTGCTGGGCACGAAGAGGAGGTAGAAATGCGCTTTAGATTTTATGAAAGTGCTTCTGCAAGAAAAAGAACTGTGACAGctgaagaaagagagagggtcATCAACGAAGCAAAAGCATTTGAACCATCTAATCCTTTCTGTCGAGTTGTCCTGCGGCCCTCATATTTATATAGGGGATGCATAATG taTCTGCCATCATGCTTTGCAGAGAAGCATTTGAATGGAGTTTCAGGGtttattaaacttcagatctcTAATGGTAGACAGTGGCCGGTTCGCTGCCTTTATAAAGGAGGTAGAGCCAAGTTAAGCCAGGGGTGGTTTGAATTTTCATTAGAGAACAATTTAGGGGAAGGTGATGTCTGTGTGTTTGAGCTGCTTAGAATGAAAGAAGTAGTGCTGCAAGTTACCATCTTTCATGTTACCGAGGATGTGGGACTGTTGAGCCCTCCTTTGCAGCATAACCAAAACATGACCTCAGCTAAACTGTTAAGCACTCCCTTGCAGCAACACCTCACTTCAACTAAAATGGTTAGAAATTAG
- the LOC100815020 gene encoding B3 domain-containing transcription factor VRN1 isoform X1, whose protein sequence is MPHPSFHKLLLPSTVQPNQQLRLPDNFMRKYGGELSPIVTLSVPDGSVWHVGLKKADNKYCFLDGWKEFVQRYSIGVGYLLVFRYEGKSSFNVHIFNLATSEINYQSVTRSSNEGLHFTNCLKFFEEMEGEDSIEISDSSPSHLSPSSLQNQALAGSVDKMMPGKSYNTPPALQNLFNGSKLNSINWGEGGNAHSSRSANSLDNRLTRDIGLQFNAVEFKRSTEELKLRASIEERMKKTTRKKRKSDGQEPSAGHEEEVEMRFRFYESASARKRTVTAEERERVINEAKAFEPSNPFCRVVLRPSYLYRGCIMYLPSCFAEKHLNGVSGFIKLQISNGRQWPVRCLYKGGRAKLSQGWFEFSLENNLGEGDVCVFELLRMKEVVLQVTIFHVTEDVGLLSPPLQHNQNMTSAKLLSTPLQQHLTSTKMVRN, encoded by the exons ATGCCGCACCCTTCTTTCCACAAGCTTCTTCTACCCTCCACTGTCCAACCCAACCAACAACTG AGGCTTCCGGATAATTTTATGAGGAAATATGGGGGTGAACTCTCTCCAATTGTTACCCTCTCTGTTCCTGATGGTAGTGTCTGGCATGTAGGATTGAAAAAAGCAGACAACAAGtattgtttccttgatggttggAAAGAGTTTGTTCAACGCTATTCCATTGGTGTTGGATACTTGTTGGTATTCAGATACGAAGGAAAGTCATCTTTCAATgtccatatttttaatttggctACTTCTGAGATAAACTATCAATCAGTCACACGAAGCAGTAATGAAGGGCTTCACTTCACAAATTGTcttaaattttttgaagaaatGGAAGGTGAAGATTCCATTGAAATCTCGGATTCATCACCCTCCCACCTTTCACCCAGTTCATTGCAAAATCAAGCTCTTGCTGGATCAGTAGATAAAATGATGCCCGGAAAGAGTTATAATACACCTCCAGCATTGCAGAATCTGTTCAATGGATCTAAACTTAATAGCATAAACTGGGGAGAAGGTGGTAATGCCCATTCTTCAAGAAGTGCCAATTCACTAGATAATCGATTGACCAGAGACATAGGACTTCAGTTTAATGCAGTCGAGTTTAAAAGATCTACTGAAGAATTGAAATTGCGTGCTTCCATCGAGGAAAGGATGAAAAAAACTACAAGAAAGAAGCGAAAATCAG ATGGCCAGGAACCCTCTGCTGGGCACGAAGAGGAGGTAGAAATGCGCTTTAGATTTTATGAAAGTGCTTCTGCAAGAAAAAGAACTGTGACAGctgaagaaagagagagggtcATCAACGAAGCAAAAGCATTTGAACCATCTAATCCTTTCTGTCGAGTTGTCCTGCGGCCCTCATATTTATATAGGGGATGCATAATG taTCTGCCATCATGCTTTGCAGAGAAGCATTTGAATGGAGTTTCAGGGtttattaaacttcagatctcTAATGGTAGACAGTGGCCGGTTCGCTGCCTTTATAAAGGAGGTAGAGCCAAGTTAAGCCAGGGGTGGTTTGAATTTTCATTAGAGAACAATTTAGGGGAAGGTGATGTCTGTGTGTTTGAGCTGCTTAGAATGAAAGAAGTAGTGCTGCAAGTTACCATCTTTCATGTTACCGAGGATGTGGGACTGTTGAGCCCTCCTTTGCAGCATAACCAAAACATGACCTCAGCTAAACTGTTAAGCACTCCCTTGCAGCAACACCTCACTTCAACTAAAATGGTTAGAAATTAG